The region CTAATTGCAATTGAGCAGTAACTGTTCTTTGCTCTAAAGCAGACATACCTGTTTCAGTTCCCGCTTGGGTAACTCCTGTAATATTAGATGATATTGGAGTTACAGTAACTGTAAAATCACTTCCTGTTTGTCCAATACGCTCAATACCAAAATCTAAATTTGCGGTAGATCCATTGATATTACTTTGTGTTAAGTCGTGTAGTTTAGCATATTTACCACCATAATAAGCAGTAGCTAAAGAGATACGCATTGAGTTTTCTGCATTTAAATATACATTAGCATTACTTGGCCAAAAACCAGCACTAGATACTCCGTGTTCTGGAGTTGTAGCTAAAATAGCCTGTCCAGATCCAGTTGATCCGTTATTATCAGGATTACCACCTAACATCCAATCGTCAGGTAATCCATTTGATTCATAAAAAATGGTTGCACCATATAAGTATCTATTATATCTTGACATTTCTTCATGCCATCTATGAAACTCGTCTTCTCTTCCAGAATTTAAAGTAGGTACACCACCATATGGATGTGGTATAGAATTAGCGTAAGAGTGATTCCAAACACCTGTTTTGAAATTTCGATTGGTAATAAAATCAACCATGATTTGTGTTTCAGGTTCTGAAGCTGGAGAAGGACCTCTATAGGTGTTATTTGATGGATTTCCATTAGATCCAATGTTATTATAATTCCAGAAATAATCAAAGTTTCTATTTAAATCCACTCCTCTTAACGCAGTACTATTAGAAGTACTTCCTGTATTAGGTCTTAAATTTTTACGTTGCATTCCGCCTCCACCAGGACTTAAATGTTGATTCCAACGTAATCCATCAGGATTTACAACAGGTACAAAATACAATTCGTTATTATCTACTAATTCTTTAATGGCATCGTTAGTATCATAATTTTCAATTAGATACCACATAAAGTATATGTTATTCATTAAAGCACTTACTTCTCTTGAGTGTATCATAGAAGTAAATAGTATTTGTGGCTTAGTATTTTCAGGTGATGTACTTTGATTACCTGTTATTCTAATATAATGAATTGTTTGAGGATCCCATCTTGAAGTACCTTGACCTGTATATGTTAATCCATTATTTGTTATAGTATTTGCTGGATTACCCCAAGTAGTTTGATTGGTTGAAGAGGCATCAGCTTTTTGAGAGACAATATCTAAACCATTAGTTTGAGAGTAGTTATACATTTCATCTAATTCCATTAGCATATCACTAACTGTTAAACAATTACCCATTGTACCTAAATGGAAATTAGTTGGTTGTACCCAATTAATTTCGTCACAACCTGTATATTGAATTATATTATCTTGAATTATACTAGAAACTGAAGCTCTAGCTTGGCTTTGTGTGTTGTTGACTTGACTAGATTGCTGCTTTGATGTTTTTACTTGACTATCTTTTCTAGCTCTTTCTGCATAAAATTTAGTTAAGTCATCAATAATAACCTCGTAAGATATATTATTGTTTCTTAAAACATCAATTTCTGTATCGGCTAATTCTAAAGTTAGATGGTCATGGTCATGTCCAGCTCCACAAGTTAAATCTATCCCTTCTTCTGCTAATGTACGCATTGTAGCATCATCAGGATTATTGATTTTAATTTTTGAAAACTTTTCTTGAGAGAAAGAAAAAGTGCATGTCAATGCAATAACAATTAATAAAGTAATTTTTTTCATGTTATTTAGATTTGAGGTATCTAAGTATTTAATTAGACTGCTAAACTATATAAAATAATTCAAAAAACATCTTTAAAAAGCAAAAAAATACGATAAAGTGTAATTATATTTTTTAAATAATTGAAAATCAATTAACTACGAAATACATTTTTTATCGATAAAGTGTATTTAAAATAAAATACTCTAACCTCATTGGTTAGAGTATTTTGCTATTAATCAAATTAGGGACAAATAATAATCCTTGTTAAGGGAAGGATTAATTTTTCTTTTTCATTTTTTAATTTTTTTCAAATAATAAAGTATCTGTTCCGCCATTACCACCACTAATATCAATTAAGCTAATAGTTGTATCTGTATGACTAACAATATCCCAATCATCGTTTAAATCTTCAAACACACTTGTGTCAGGTACAGAAAAGAAAATATTAAAATCAATATCGCTACTGCTGCCACTATCATCGTTACTATTGCTATCATCTGTAACAGACCAAGTTCCTGTAACAATATTTGAACTATTATCTGCAGTTAGTATTCCATCAGATCCAAAAGTAAATTGATAGCCACTAAAGTCATTGGTTTCATCTTGACCAGAATCTACATAGCTAGTAATTATCCAAAGACCACTAGTTGCTGTGCTTTGTATTTGTGCTATTTGTTGACTGTTGTCGTTTGGACTAGCATCGTCATCATCGTTAGAACACGTAGTAGACATCAAAGAGAAGCTTAGCATAACTAGCATTCCGAAATAAAATGATTTTTTCATAATTTTAAGTATTTGAATTAATTAATTAGTTATTGTTTTTGTAAAGTTAATGTGTCTGTTCCGCCATTTCCGCCACTTACATCTTGCACGATGACTTCTGTTTCAGATACAGAAAGGACATCCCAATCCTCATCATTTAGCTCGGTAAAAGGTAGGTTTGTACCAAAATCTAAGACTAAAACGTTTCCAGAGCTTTGAACAGCCCATGTCCCGTTATTAGGGTTGCTACCGTTAGTTGCTATAACAGTTCCGTTTGCATTAAAATCTAATTGATAACCGTTATAATCTATGGTTTGGTCATCAGTATCTTCAATATAAGAAGCTACAAACCACAATCCGTCTGTTAATATGTTTGTCAAGTTAGTACCACCTGTACTTGTTGGAGTTCTTTCAAAAGTCAAGTACTCAGAAGAGCCATCACCACTAATATCTTTTAGACTAATAATATCATTGGTTACTTGCAATACATCCCAATCATCAGCTAATTCGTCAAGTGGTATTGTTGTGCCAAAATTTAAGTTTAATTCTAATTCTGTTTCATCTCCTGAAGAAGTAAACCAACTTCCATTAGAACTACCACTTGTGTTAGTGGCTGTAGCTGTTCCATCTGAAGCAAAATTGAAAACATAATCACTATAATTTGAAGTTTCGTCTGTATCATCGAAATAATAAGTGACATACCAATCTCCTGTTGTTAATGAAGCAACTAAAGCAGTATCGTCAACTGTGTTTCCTCCAGAAGAACAATCACTTTCAAATTCCAATTCATCATCTCCTAATCTTAATTCTATTTTTGTTTCACCTGGTTCTTGTTCAATTTCATGAAGATTCCAAGTATCGTTAAAATCTGATAATCCAGGAATATCAATAGTTACCGTTATTGCATTACCTGTACCTGTTGCAGACCAAGTCCCAGAAAAGTTATCATTACCAGAAATAACACTAATGGTACCATCAGAAGTGAAATTAAATTGGTAACCAACATAATTATCTTCTAAATCATTATCATTACGCTCCAAATCATCAACTATCCAATTCTGGCAATCTGTTAGGATGCTAGTCAGTTGGGTATCTGTACAGCTATTACAATCATCATCGTTATAATCGTAATCATCATCTTCATCACAATCATCTTCAAAATTGTTAATTGTAGTTTCTAATTCGTTTAGATTATTGACAACTAAAGTTGTATCATCAGACAGTATAACAGTTATAGGAAATTGGATATTAATAATATCGTTTTCATCTATATTATCTATAAAATTATATAGTTGACTATCATCATTAATGGTTATTGTCTCTATTAATTCGTTATTAGAATTAAAGATTGAAGCTGTTATTGGGTATTGAAAATCGATACATTCAATATCATCATCGTATTCGTTTTCACCATTACAATCGTCAGAAAAAGTATCAAATTCTGAGCTACTACTAATTACAACTTCAGTGTAATCTGCCAAAATTATTGTAATAGGAAACTGGATAGAAATAGAGTCATCATCATCATCTAATTCGTCAAAGATGTCTTCAATGGTATCAAAATCTGATTCAGAATTGACTATAATTTCTAATCCATTGACAAAAACTGTAACAGGTAATTGAATATTAAAACAATTAGCATTGTCTATAATATTATCGTTTGAACCATCATTACTGGCTGCACGTTGCATAAGATTAGCAACTGCAGAGTTAGCCACTAGCGTGTCCTCTTCTGGTGGATTAATTATTTCCATGTCTTCTGTTCGACAGGAGTTTAGTAGTATTAATGCAAATAGACTTATTGCGGTAAATAGTTTGTGTGTTGATTTCATAACTTTATTTTTTAATATTTAATGGTCTTTATTATATAACAACTTTAGCTTTAAAATTCCTGAAAAATATTTTAAGAGGTTAATAAATAATTCAATCGTTCTAAAATACTTTTTAATCTTATTGTTGTTATTTTTTGATTTGGATGTTCTTTTAAGCTATTAGTTAAATTAATTACTTTTAATCTGCATTGATCAATCTCATATTCTTTAAGATTAAATACAAGTTGGTCTAATTGTGCTTTATTTAAATTAGTTGTATTCATTTTTTAAAGTGCTTTTATTAATACAACAACTTAACTTTTAAAACTCCTGAAAAATTTATTTAATTTTTTTATATAACTTTAATCAATAAAACATTGGGTTTTGGAAAAAGAGCTTAGCAACAATATTTGTGAAGAACTAGTCTTTAAAGGTATTTATAATAAATGCGCAAAGGACTTGCAAGACTTTATGTATTATAAATATGGCGAGCAATTTAACCCAAAAGACATAGCGCAAGATGCGTTTATCAAACTATGGAATAATTGTAAAAAAGTACCTTTAAGCAAAGCCAAGTCTTTTTTATTTACTATAGCAAATAATATGATGCTTAATGAGGTTAAACATCAAAAAGTAGTGCTAAAGCATCAACAATTAAATCACAAGCATTATACTAACGAGTCTCCAGAATTTATACTAGAAAAAGAACAATTTTTAGAACGTTATAATCAAGTACTTTCTAATTTAAAAGAAGAATATCGTGTTGCTTTTTTGTTAAATAAAGTAGAAGGTAAAAAACACAATGAGATTGCTGAGCTTTTAAGTGTTACCACTAAAGTTGTAGAGTATAGAATTTACAGTGCTTTTAAGATACTTAAAACAGAATTAGAAGGTTTTAAAATAAAATAGTCAGGAATTTTATAAACTAAGTTGTTATATAATAAAGAGGATATAAATGGATAAAGAATTACTTATAAAAAAATGGTTGAATAATGACTTGACAGAAGCTGAAGAAAAAGCTTTCAAGCAATTAGATGACTATGCCTTTAATAAAGAGATTATAGAAACAGCCAAGATGTTTAAAGCATCGACCTTTACCAATATAAATGATTTTGAAACTTTTAAAGCAAATTATCAGGCGCAAGACACACCTGTTAAAAGGTTACAATGGTTATCTCCAATGCTTAAAATAGCTAGTGTAATAGTGATTGCTTTAGGTGTATACTTTACTGTTTTCTCTTTTAATAATACAAAAATTAACACATTAGCCAGTCAAAAAACAACTATAGAACTACCTGATCAATCTGAAGTGGTTTTAAATGCATTGTCAACCATAGAATATAACAAAAAGGATTGGGATAATAATAGAACATTAAAACTTGATGGAGAAGCCTATTTTAAAGTTGCAAAGGGTAAAACATTTGATGTCATTACAACCCAAGGAAAAGTAACAGTAGTTGGGACACAGTTTAATGTAAAGCAACGCGACAATTACTTTGAAGTACAATGTTATGAAGGTGTTGTTAAAGTTAAGTCAGATACCATTATTAGACAGCTATTGGCTGGTGATACGTATCGATTATTAGGTGGAAAATTTACTGAAAATAAAACACTACAGACAATGTCTGAATGGACCAAAAATACAAGTGTTTTTAATGCCATACCAATTAAAGAAGTGTTTGCAGAACTAGAAAGGCAATACAATATAAAAGTTACAATAGTTAATACAAATAGCGATAGGTTATTTACAGGAGGTTTTACACACAATAATATCGAGAATGCTCTAATATCTATTACACAACCAATGAATTTGACTTTTGAGTTAACATCATCAAATCAAGTCATTATTAATGGGCAAAATAACTAGAAGTTTTGTTTTTATCAGTCTGTTTTTTTTATGTGTACCTAGCGTTGTTGCTCAGGACACAGAAAAAGAAGAGTCTTTAATTTCTATTATTGAAAACTTAAAAACGAAGCATAATGTACAATTTAATTATGCTGAAGATGTTATTAAATCTATTACTTTAAAACCACCTCCTACAAGCAATACATTAAAACAAGCTCTGGTGTATTTAGAAAAAAACACACCTTTAAAATTCACATTAAATAATTCTAGTTTTGTTTTAGTTAAGCCTAAAGGCGAATTTTTTCTTTGTGGTTATCTAAAAGATAAAGACAACCTTCAACCTTTAGTATCTGCAACCGTCCAAGGACTTAAAAAAGCTACAATAACTGATGAAAATGGATATTTTCAGATAAAAATCAGTCAGCCTTCAGAGTTGATTACCATTAGATATTTAGGCTACAAAACTATAAATAGAAGCTACAACCAGTTTTTAACCTCAGATTGTGGTTCAGTTTTTATGTTACCAGATTTCCAGTCATTATCAGAAATATTAATTTCAAATTATATAACTAAGGGAATTAACAAACTTAATAATGGTTCTTTTAAGGTAGATTTTAAAAATTTTGATATTCTTCCTGGATTGATAGAAAATGATGTATTACAAGTCGTACAGTCATTTCCTGGTATACAAAGTATAGATGAAACCGTTTCTAATTTAAATATTAGAGGTGGTACACATGACCAAAACTTAATTCTTTGGGATAATATTAAAATGTATCAATCAGGTCATTTTTTTGGTTTAATCTCTATGTTTAATCCTCAAATCACACAAGAAGTTTCGCTTATAAAAAATGGAAGTGATGTCAGTTATACAGATGGTGTTTCTGGGACAATTAATATGCAAACTAATAAAAATACTAATGCTCTATTTAAAGCAAATGTTGGAGTTAATTTAACAGATGTTAATGTGTTTATGGATGTGCCAACTGGTAAAAAGGGATCTGTTCAAATTGCCGGTAGAAGATCGGTTAGTGATTTGTTTAATACGCCCACTTATAATAATTATTTTGATAGAATTTCTCAGAATACCGAAGTGGACAATAATATAGAAAACACATTTAATTCTGATAAAACATTTGATTTTTATGATACATCTTTACGTTGGTTATATAAAATAAGTGACAAAGATGAAATTAGACTAAATTTTATAACAGTGTCTAACAAATTACAATTTGATGAAACTGCAGTGCTTAACAATGTTCAGCAATCTAGAAGAAGTCAATTAAATCAAAATAGTATAGCTGGAGGGTTTCATTATAAACGTATCTGGAACACTAAAGTTAAATCTACTTTTGAAGTTTACGAAACGGACTATAAGCTTAAATCTGTAAACGCAAATGTTTTAGAGTCTCAACGCTTTTTACAAGAAAATATAGTGTCTGAAACAAGCTTAAAACTGCTTACAGATTATAATTTAAATGAAAGTATTAGACTGTCTGGAGGATATCATTTTGTTGAAACTAAAATCACTAATCTAGATGATGTAGATACACCAGTATTTAGAATATTAATTTCTGAAGTGTTACGTACTCATGGTGCATTTGCTCAAATAAATTATACATCATTAAACAAGAATTCAAATCTTAATCTGGGTGTAAGGTATAACTATCTTGATAAGTTTAATAAGCAGATTTGGGAACCACGACTTAATTTTAGTCAACGTTTTTTAGACTATTTTACTGTAGAGGTTTTAGGTGAATTTAAGCATCAAAACACATCACAAATAATAAACTTTCAAAACGATTTTTTAGGTATTGAAAAACGTAGATGGCAATTATCTAACAACAACGATATTCCAATAATTACAAGTAAACAACTCTCATTAGGTATTAATTATAATACTCAGGGTTGGTTAGTTAGCTTAGATGGTTACTACAAAAATGTAGATGGAATCACATCACAAAGTCAAGGATTTCAAAATCAATATGAGTTTGTAAAGTCTCAAGGAAGTTATAATGTTAAAGGAGCTGATTTCCTTTTAAGGAAACAATTTAGGTATTTCAATACTTGGCTCAGTTACTCTTTTATGAATAATCAATATGAGTTTAAAGATTTAGAAGATGACACTTTTCC is a window of Olleya sp. YS DNA encoding:
- a CDS encoding M14 family zinc carboxypeptidase; amino-acid sequence: MKKITLLIVIALTCTFSFSQEKFSKIKINNPDDATMRTLAEEGIDLTCGAGHDHDHLTLELADTEIDVLRNNNISYEVIIDDLTKFYAERARKDSQVKTSKQQSSQVNNTQSQARASVSSIIQDNIIQYTGCDEINWVQPTNFHLGTMGNCLTVSDMLMELDEMYNYSQTNGLDIVSQKADASSTNQTTWGNPANTITNNGLTYTGQGTSRWDPQTIHYIRITGNQSTSPENTKPQILFTSMIHSREVSALMNNIYFMWYLIENYDTNDAIKELVDNNELYFVPVVNPDGLRWNQHLSPGGGGMQRKNLRPNTGSTSNSTALRGVDLNRNFDYFWNYNNIGSNGNPSNNTYRGPSPASEPETQIMVDFITNRNFKTGVWNHSYANSIPHPYGGVPTLNSGREDEFHRWHEEMSRYNRYLYGATIFYESNGLPDDWMLGGNPDNNGSTGSGQAILATTPEHGVSSAGFWPSNANVYLNAENSMRISLATAYYGGKYAKLHDLTQSNINGSTANLDFGIERIGQTGSDFTVTVTPISSNITGVTQAGTETGMSALEQRTVTAQLQLASGIPANEKIEYNVKLSNDNGVIYEANFEKYYNPTLMFDHNPDINGISGWTQSGGWNNTSVDAYSGTNALRTGNTVPYASNSTKTLTTSNSYDFTNSDEVIIQFYTKWDLERNYDYVEVLASKDGSTWLPLCGKYTKPEATSSTTNHDNKSSGSSFQSGSSGQIYDGDRMDNWVMEEFVINAGINSTFLQPDATNVQFRFNFRSDASNVSENYTTTSDGFFIDDFKIISLQIPCVATVPNNITVGSIGSSQATVTWDAIPSATYDLRYRETGTSTWIMTPDLTTASFTITNLMPQTNYDVQVRSKCDSSSSAYSATVNFMTSQVTYCASQGTNINDEYIGRVQLNDLDNNTTSSTTSGYSDFTSMVVDLTKNTTPTITVTKIWTTTQYNEGVAVWIDFNQDGDFEDTGEDVLSSNPSQNVASGNITIPLGAPTGLTRMRVSMKYNAIPTSCETFTYGEVEDYTVNIKEQTLSIEDNTLENLNIYPNPFKETISIKLPNQISSYNIELFDISGRVIYNSTKKNVSTNTINITNLGDLSNGTYLLKITDLNNNKSIIKKLIK
- a CDS encoding sigma-70 family RNA polymerase sigma factor, producing the protein MEKELSNNICEELVFKGIYNKCAKDLQDFMYYKYGEQFNPKDIAQDAFIKLWNNCKKVPLSKAKSFLFTIANNMMLNEVKHQKVVLKHQQLNHKHYTNESPEFILEKEQFLERYNQVLSNLKEEYRVAFLLNKVEGKKHNEIAELLSVTTKVVEYRIYSAFKILKTELEGFKIK
- a CDS encoding FecR family protein, coding for MDKELLIKKWLNNDLTEAEEKAFKQLDDYAFNKEIIETAKMFKASTFTNINDFETFKANYQAQDTPVKRLQWLSPMLKIASVIVIALGVYFTVFSFNNTKINTLASQKTTIELPDQSEVVLNALSTIEYNKKDWDNNRTLKLDGEAYFKVAKGKTFDVITTQGKVTVVGTQFNVKQRDNYFEVQCYEGVVKVKSDTIIRQLLAGDTYRLLGGKFTENKTLQTMSEWTKNTSVFNAIPIKEVFAELERQYNIKVTIVNTNSDRLFTGGFTHNNIENALISITQPMNLTFELTSSNQVIINGQNN
- a CDS encoding TonB-dependent receptor plug domain-containing protein, with amino-acid sequence MGKITRSFVFISLFFLCVPSVVAQDTEKEESLISIIENLKTKHNVQFNYAEDVIKSITLKPPPTSNTLKQALVYLEKNTPLKFTLNNSSFVLVKPKGEFFLCGYLKDKDNLQPLVSATVQGLKKATITDENGYFQIKISQPSELITIRYLGYKTINRSYNQFLTSDCGSVFMLPDFQSLSEILISNYITKGINKLNNGSFKVDFKNFDILPGLIENDVLQVVQSFPGIQSIDETVSNLNIRGGTHDQNLILWDNIKMYQSGHFFGLISMFNPQITQEVSLIKNGSDVSYTDGVSGTINMQTNKNTNALFKANVGVNLTDVNVFMDVPTGKKGSVQIAGRRSVSDLFNTPTYNNYFDRISQNTEVDNNIENTFNSDKTFDFYDTSLRWLYKISDKDEIRLNFITVSNKLQFDETAVLNNVQQSRRSQLNQNSIAGGFHYKRIWNTKVKSTFEVYETDYKLKSVNANVLESQRFLQENIVSETSLKLLTDYNLNESIRLSGGYHFVETKITNLDDVDTPVFRILISEVLRTHGAFAQINYTSLNKNSNLNLGVRYNYLDKFNKQIWEPRLNFSQRFLDYFTVEVLGEFKHQNTSQIINFQNDFLGIEKRRWQLSNNNDIPIITSKQLSLGINYNTQGWLVSLDGYYKNVDGITSQSQGFQNQYEFVKSQGSYNVKGADFLLRKQFRYFNTWLSYSFMNNQYEFKDLEDDTFPSNFDITHAINLGLSYSNNNFKSSIGVNWHTGKPITNPEENNPIDEQTIIFGKTNAERLNDYVRVDASVQYDFMISNKIKAKAGVSVWNVLDRENQVNTFFRIVNNELNQSIQRSLGLTPNATFKLYF